In Octopus bimaculoides isolate UCB-OBI-ISO-001 chromosome 5, ASM119413v2, whole genome shotgun sequence, a genomic segment contains:
- the LOC128247824 gene encoding trithorax group protein osa-like, giving the protein MSLLIESSESSLEDLNEQRTLDKYGEDQAPARPQPSAPPLNYSDTASTPSPSLVSRPHRRAPMRAKPIDLPEESPKFYTSPPYQPEQTSKKTGMNRPYRPFEVPAFNNRGIGLPKLQPVTMVARPNAQFSPHHFKTSSDVQITNYASNLPFLRSTPSHSKLGFKDLHELQPQYSYDQMTYFPAGQNQRQHYMPSPQSSPVNPKTRFEQFYNRSSECGAPHSVPVPQPASIYGSISMPSLCDIDPLVPVSYVRDPRYAHTQSHFLNRTHNTHLAPGCNQMSASDYSLHNISDNVGFENLLSTPMYGAPQAHRRF; this is encoded by the coding sequence ATGTCATTGTTGATAGAGTCTAGTGAAAGTAGTTTGGAAGATTTGAATGAACAAAGAACATTGGATAAATATGGAGAAGATCAAGCACCAGCTCGGCCTCAACCTTCTGCTCCTCCATTAAATTACTCGGATACAGCTTCAACACCATCTCCCAGTTTGGTTTCCAGGCCACATCGTAGAGCTCCAATGAGAGCAAAACCAATTGATCTACCTGAGGAATCACCTAAGTTCTATACTAGCCCTCCATATCAGCCAGAGCAAACTTCAAAGAAAACAGGCATGAACAGACCTTACCGTCCCTTTGAAGTACCTGCTTTTAATAACAGAGGCATTGGTTTGCCCAAATTGCAACCAGTAACTATGGTAGCTAGACCAAATGCCCAGTTTTCTCCACATCACTTCAAAACAAGTTCTGATGTCCAAATCACTAATTATGCTTCCAACTTACCTTTCTTAAGATCAACACCAAGTCATAGTAAGCTAGGATTTAAAGATCTACATGAACTTCAACCTCAGTATTCCTATGATCAAATGACGTATTTCCCAGCTGGCCAAAATCAAAGACAACACTACATGCCATCTCCTCAATCTTCACCTGTGAACCCTAAGACTCGTTTTGAACAGTTTTATAATAGATCCTCTGAGTGTGGTGCTCCTCATTCAGTACCTGTGCCACAGCCAGCAAGTATATATGGTAGTATTTCAATGCCATCACTGTGTGATATTGACCCTTTGGTGCCAGTGTCATATGTCAGGGATCCCAGATATGCACATACGCAGTCCCACTTTTTAAACAGAACGCATAATACTCATTTAGCACCGGGTTGCAATCAAATGTCAGCATCTGACTACAGCCTCCACAACATCTCAGATAATGTTGGTTTTGAAAACCTGTTGTCAACACCTATGTATGGAGCACCTCAAGCACATCGGAGATTTTAA